One genomic region from Halococcus qingdaonensis encodes:
- a CDS encoding tyrosine--tRNA ligase: MNDSERRRLVTRNTAEVVTDEELDDLLENDPTIYVGYAPTGEMHIGHFTTIRKLADFLRADLDVTVLIADLHAHLDDEKSPFELLDERTAYYREAIEGMVAAAGADPKEIEFVEGREFELDAEYSLELLRMAADTTISRVQRAGSEVVRQSENPKLGGLIYPLMQTLDIDALDADIAYGGIDQRGIYMLSRELFADRGDEPPVCVFAPLLAGLSGGKMSASDATSKVNLTDDANTVAEKLQGAYCPQGEVEDNGVLEYMDYLVFPILDERGESFEIERPDEYGGDLTYESYDELEADFVSGELHPQDLKNAAAGYVSSVIDPVRARIDADRLATAYPEKYE, translated from the coding sequence ATGAACGACAGCGAGCGCCGACGGCTCGTGACGCGCAACACCGCCGAGGTCGTCACCGACGAGGAGCTCGACGATCTCCTCGAGAACGATCCGACGATCTACGTCGGCTACGCGCCGACCGGCGAGATGCATATCGGCCACTTCACGACGATCCGCAAGCTCGCGGACTTCCTCCGGGCGGACCTCGACGTCACAGTGTTGATCGCCGATCTCCACGCCCACCTCGACGACGAGAAGAGCCCCTTCGAGCTGCTCGACGAGCGCACGGCCTACTACCGCGAGGCGATCGAGGGGATGGTCGCGGCGGCCGGTGCCGATCCCAAGGAAATCGAGTTCGTCGAGGGCCGCGAGTTCGAACTCGATGCCGAGTACTCGCTCGAACTGCTCAGAATGGCCGCCGACACCACCATCTCACGAGTACAGCGTGCCGGCAGCGAGGTCGTCCGCCAGTCCGAGAACCCCAAACTGGGCGGTCTCATCTACCCGCTGATGCAGACCCTCGACATCGACGCGCTCGATGCCGACATCGCCTACGGGGGGATCGACCAGCGCGGCATCTACATGCTCAGCCGTGAGCTGTTCGCCGACCGGGGCGATGAACCCCCGGTCTGTGTGTTCGCGCCGCTGCTGGCGGGACTTTCGGGCGGGAAGATGAGCGCCTCCGACGCGACCTCGAAAGTCAATCTCACCGACGACGCCAACACCGTGGCCGAGAAACTCCAGGGCGCGTACTGCCCACAGGGCGAGGTCGAGGACAACGGCGTGCTCGAATACATGGACTACCTCGTCTTCCCGATTCTGGACGAACGCGGCGAGTCGTTCGAGATCGAGCGGCCCGACGAGTACGGTGGCGATCTCACCTACGAGAGCTACGATGAGCTCGAAGCCGACTTTGTGAGCGGCGAGCTCCACCCACAGGACCTGAAAAACGCCGCCGCAGGATACGTCTCGTCGGTCATCGATCCCGTTCGCGCGCGGATCGATGCCGACCGGCTGGCGACAGCCTACCCCGAGAAGTACGAGTAG
- a CDS encoding Mrp/NBP35 family ATP-binding protein: MNESDVRSLLREVEDPDLGTDIVSGNLVNDVRIEDDIAHISLALGAPYSPTESAIAARVRKVLDAEGIESELTADIEREEEVLPGVKNVIAVASGKGGVGKSTVAVNLAAGLSQLGARVGLFDADIYGPNVPRMVGSDERPKATAEEQLIPPEKYGMKLMSMDFLVGEDDPVIWRGPMVHKVLTQLFEDVEWGALDYMVVDLPPGTGDTQLTLLQSVPIAGAVIVTTPQEVAVDDARKGLEMFGKHETPVLGIVENMSGFVCPDCGSEHDLFGRGGGREFAADVDMPFLGEIPLDPRVREGEDGAPLVLGDGDTADALREFTENTANNVGIVHRNRRRE; this comes from the coding sequence ATGAACGAATCCGACGTGCGCTCGCTGCTTCGCGAGGTCGAGGATCCCGATCTCGGCACGGATATCGTCTCGGGAAACCTCGTCAACGACGTCCGTATCGAGGACGACATCGCTCACATCTCGCTCGCGCTCGGCGCGCCCTACTCGCCCACCGAGAGCGCCATCGCCGCCCGCGTGCGCAAGGTACTCGATGCGGAGGGGATCGAGAGCGAACTCACCGCAGATATCGAACGCGAGGAGGAGGTGCTGCCGGGCGTGAAGAACGTCATCGCCGTCGCCAGCGGGAAGGGCGGTGTCGGCAAATCCACCGTCGCCGTGAACCTCGCTGCCGGCCTCTCCCAACTCGGCGCGCGCGTCGGCTTGTTCGACGCCGACATCTACGGCCCGAACGTCCCGCGAATGGTCGGCTCGGACGAACGCCCGAAGGCCACCGCCGAGGAGCAGCTCATCCCGCCCGAAAAGTACGGGATGAAGCTGATGAGTATGGACTTCCTCGTGGGCGAAGACGATCCCGTCATCTGGCGCGGCCCGATGGTTCACAAGGTTCTCACCCAGCTGTTCGAGGACGTCGAATGGGGCGCGCTCGACTACATGGTCGTCGACCTCCCGCCCGGCACTGGCGACACGCAGCTCACCCTCCTCCAGAGCGTGCCCATCGCCGGTGCCGTCATCGTCACCACGCCTCAGGAGGTCGCCGTCGACGACGCCAGGAAAGGATTGGAGATGTTCGGCAAGCACGAAACTCCGGTCCTCGGAATCGTCGAGAACATGAGCGGGTTCGTCTGCCCGGACTGCGGCAGCGAACACGACCTCTTCGGACGGGGTGGTGGTCGCGAGTTCGCCGCCGACGTCGACATGCCGTTTTTGGGCGAGATCCCGCTCGATCCGCGCGTGCGCGAAGGCGAGGATGGCGCACCGCTCGTCCTCGGCGATGGCGACACTGCCGACGCACTCCGTGAATTCACCGAGAACACGGCGAACAACGTCGGCATCGTCCACCGCAACCGGCGGCGCGAGTAG
- a CDS encoding 30S ribosomal protein S13: MSAEDPDTQAEDEEEDIRYFVRIGQTDLDGTKSVERALTGMNGVGRRTARIIAEQAEIDRTATLGRLDDDDVESIVEHVEGFASDVPAWLTNRPNDYFTGESSHEVGNDLSLTRQQDINRMQMISSYKGVRHERGQKVRGQRTKSTGRSEGTIGVNVEALQEEMEEEAEGE, encoded by the coding sequence ATGAGTGCAGAAGACCCAGACACACAGGCCGAGGACGAAGAGGAGGACATCCGCTACTTCGTCCGCATCGGCCAAACCGACCTCGACGGGACGAAAAGCGTCGAGCGCGCGCTAACCGGCATGAACGGCGTCGGCCGGCGCACCGCTCGCATCATCGCCGAACAGGCAGAGATCGACCGCACGGCGACCCTCGGTCGTCTCGACGACGACGATGTCGAATCGATCGTCGAGCACGTCGAAGGGTTCGCATCGGACGTGCCGGCGTGGCTCACCAACCGCCCGAACGACTACTTCACGGGCGAGTCGAGCCACGAGGTCGGCAACGACCTCTCGCTGACGCGTCAGCAGGACATCAACCGCATGCAGATGATCAGCTCTTACAAAGGTGTGCGTCACGAGCGCGGCCAGAAGGTCCGCGGTCAGCGCACCAAATCCACCGGCCGCTCGGAGGGTACCATCGGCGTGAACGTCGAAGCGCTTCAAGAAGAGATGGAAGAGGAGGCGGAGGGCGAGTAG
- a CDS encoding 30S ribosomal protein S4, giving the protein MALGSNTKGYETPNHPFQGERIAEESNLIGRYGLANKEELWRAQSELRGFRQEARRLLGDAQGDAETAEREGEAFLDRLRRLGILSENDSIDDVLSLEVTDVLERRLQTVVYREGLANTPKQARQFVSHGHIVVDDARVTAPSRKVAIAEEDSVAFDETSSLADELHPERAEGQE; this is encoded by the coding sequence ATGGCCCTCGGCTCCAACACCAAAGGCTACGAGACGCCGAACCACCCCTTCCAGGGCGAGCGCATCGCCGAGGAGTCGAACCTCATCGGCCGCTACGGCCTGGCGAACAAGGAGGAACTCTGGCGCGCCCAGTCCGAACTTCGTGGTTTCCGCCAGGAGGCACGACGACTGCTCGGTGACGCCCAAGGCGACGCCGAGACGGCCGAGCGCGAGGGCGAGGCGTTCCTCGACCGGCTCCGACGGCTCGGCATCCTCTCGGAAAACGACAGCATCGACGACGTGCTGAGTCTCGAGGTCACCGACGTACTCGAACGCCGCCTGCAGACGGTGGTCTACCGGGAAGGACTGGCGAACACGCCCAAACAGGCCCGTCAGTTCGTTTCTCACGGCCACATCGTCGTCGACGACGCGCGGGTGACGGCACCCTCGCGGAAGGTTGCCATCGCCGAGGAGGACAGCGTGGCCTTCGACGAGACGAGCTCGCTCGCGGACGAACTGCATCCCGAACGCGCGGAGGGCCAGGAATGA
- a CDS encoding 30S ribosomal protein S11 has translation MSAENETEDRWAVAHVFASFNNTIISVTDQTGAETLAKSSGGTVVKQNRDEASPYAAMQMAETVAEEVLAQGIEGVHVKLRGPGGNLQQSPGPGAQATIRALARAGLEIGRIEDVTPIPHDGTRAPKSSGF, from the coding sequence ATGAGCGCCGAAAACGAGACCGAGGACCGCTGGGCGGTCGCCCACGTCTTCGCGTCGTTCAACAACACCATCATCTCCGTCACGGACCAGACCGGTGCCGAGACGCTCGCCAAATCGAGCGGCGGCACGGTCGTCAAGCAGAACCGTGACGAGGCGTCGCCGTACGCGGCGATGCAGATGGCCGAGACCGTCGCCGAGGAGGTGCTCGCCCAGGGTATCGAGGGCGTCCACGTCAAGCTCCGCGGTCCCGGTGGCAACCTCCAGCAGAGTCCGGGGCCGGGCGCACAGGCGACCATCCGAGCGCTCGCGCGCGCCGGTCTCGAGATCGGCCGTATCGAGGATGTCACACCGATCCCGCACGACGGGACACGCGCCCCCAAATCGAGCGGGTTCTGA
- a CDS encoding DNA-directed RNA polymerase subunit D, whose protein sequence is MSTEYDVEFVDHDEREARFLVRGITPAFANGIRRAMIADVPTLSIDTVRVVENSSVMFDEQIGHRLGMVPLAAPPDEFEMGESVTLGLDVSGPDTAYSGDLQSMDSMVEPAEQNVPIIELKDDQRLEIEADAVLDTGKTHAKHQGGVAVGYRHLQTVDVVGDREEFADEEPNILRGVIEDDGELIPTEEFDNDLTERYPGKELDVQDVPNAFVFDVETDGSMSVEELVLAAVDSLDARATELSEAVQL, encoded by the coding sequence ATGAGCACCGAGTACGACGTCGAGTTCGTCGATCACGACGAACGCGAAGCGCGTTTTCTCGTCCGGGGGATCACGCCCGCGTTCGCCAACGGCATCCGCCGGGCGATGATCGCGGACGTGCCGACCCTCTCGATCGACACCGTCCGGGTAGTCGAGAACTCCTCGGTGATGTTCGACGAGCAGATCGGCCATCGCCTGGGGATGGTGCCCCTCGCCGCACCGCCCGACGAGTTCGAGATGGGCGAGAGCGTCACCCTCGGTCTCGACGTGTCGGGGCCCGACACGGCCTACTCGGGCGATCTCCAGAGCATGGACTCGATGGTCGAGCCCGCCGAGCAGAACGTTCCCATCATCGAGCTCAAGGACGACCAGCGCCTCGAAATCGAGGCCGATGCTGTTCTCGACACCGGGAAGACCCACGCCAAACACCAGGGCGGCGTCGCCGTCGGCTATCGTCATCTCCAGACCGTGGACGTCGTCGGCGACCGCGAGGAGTTCGCCGACGAGGAGCCGAACATCCTCCGCGGCGTGATCGAGGACGACGGTGAGCTGATCCCCACCGAGGAGTTCGACAACGACCTCACCGAGCGCTATCCCGGGAAAGAACTCGACGTGCAGGACGTGCCGAACGCGTTCGTCTTCGACGTCGAGACGGACGGCTCGATGAGCGTCGAGGAGCTGGTGCTCGCGGCGGTCGATTCGCTCGACGCGCGCGCGACCGAACTCAGCGAGGCCGTCCAACTGTGA
- a CDS encoding 50S ribosomal protein L18e: MNKTNPRLTSLIAELQSAASERDSPVWQTVADRLEKPRRTYAEVNLGRIERYANEDETVVVPGKVLGSGVLEKPVTVAAVDFSGTAETKIEQVGEPLTLEDALERHPEGADVRVIR; the protein is encoded by the coding sequence ATGAACAAAACGAACCCGAGACTCACGAGTCTCATCGCCGAGTTACAGTCGGCCGCCAGCGAACGGGATAGCCCCGTCTGGCAGACGGTGGCCGACCGCCTCGAAAAGCCCCGGCGGACGTACGCCGAGGTGAACCTCGGGCGGATCGAACGCTACGCGAACGAAGACGAGACAGTCGTCGTCCCCGGCAAGGTGCTGGGCAGCGGCGTGCTCGAAAAGCCCGTCACCGTGGCGGCGGTCGACTTCTCGGGCACGGCCGAGACGAAGATCGAACAGGTCGGTGAACCGCTCACGCTCGAAGACGCGCTCGAACGGCATCCCGAGGGTGCCGACGTACGGGTGATCCGATGA
- a CDS encoding 50S ribosomal protein L13 codes for MSAEFEPDIVIDARDCILGRVASQVAERALDGETIAIVNAEEAIITGSDDDVMDVFETRAELGSDSGPYYPKRPDRIMKRSIRGMLPYKRPRGREAFEGIRVYIGDPFDADAEILDGTSLDRLSNIKFVQLGDVSENLGANVTW; via the coding sequence ATGAGCGCCGAATTCGAGCCCGACATCGTGATCGACGCGCGCGACTGCATCCTCGGTCGCGTCGCCAGTCAGGTCGCCGAGCGCGCCCTCGACGGCGAGACGATCGCGATCGTCAACGCCGAGGAGGCCATCATCACCGGCAGCGACGACGATGTGATGGACGTCTTCGAGACGCGCGCCGAGCTCGGCTCCGACAGCGGGCCGTACTACCCGAAACGCCCGGATCGCATCATGAAACGGTCGATCCGTGGCATGCTGCCCTACAAGCGCCCGCGCGGTCGCGAGGCGTTCGAAGGGATTCGGGTCTACATCGGCGATCCCTTCGACGCCGACGCCGAGATCCTGGATGGGACGTCGTTGGATCGGCTCTCGAACATCAAGTTCGTCCAGCTCGGCGACGTCAGCGAGAACCTGGGCGCGAACGTCACGTGGTAA
- a CDS encoding 30S ribosomal protein S9: protein MVTNTSGKKKTAIARATVSDGEGRVRVNAQPVELAEPELARLKMLEPFRIADEQRENVDISVDVRGGGTVGQADAVRTAIARALVQHSNDAELRDAYMEFDRSLLVNDVRQSESKKWGGPGARARYQKSYR, encoded by the coding sequence ATGGTAACGAACACATCCGGCAAGAAGAAGACCGCCATCGCCCGCGCGACCGTCTCGGACGGCGAGGGTCGCGTGCGCGTCAACGCACAGCCCGTCGAACTCGCCGAACCGGAGCTCGCGCGGCTGAAGATGCTCGAACCGTTCCGCATCGCCGACGAGCAGCGCGAGAACGTCGATATCTCCGTGGACGTGCGCGGCGGCGGGACGGTCGGACAGGCCGACGCGGTGCGGACGGCGATCGCACGCGCACTGGTGCAGCACTCGAACGATGCCGAACTCCGTGACGCGTACATGGAGTTCGACCGGTCGCTGCTCGTCAACGACGTCCGCCAGTCCGAATCCAAGAAGTGGGGCGGTCCGGGCGCACGGGCACGCTACCAGAAATCCTACCGCTGA
- a CDS encoding DNA-directed RNA polymerase subunit N, translating into MMVPVRCFTCGNVVSEHWEAFESRVEDGEDPGEVLDDLGVDRHCCRRMLVSHTDLVDIVAPYQ; encoded by the coding sequence ATGATGGTCCCGGTCCGGTGTTTCACGTGTGGTAACGTCGTCAGCGAGCACTGGGAAGCGTTCGAATCCCGCGTCGAGGATGGCGAGGATCCGGGCGAGGTCCTCGACGATCTCGGGGTGGATCGCCACTGCTGTCGACGGATGCTCGTCTCGCACACCGACCTCGTGGACATCGTGGCTCCCTATCAGTGA
- a CDS encoding DNA-directed RNA polymerase subunit K has product MASQRYNRYEKARIIGARALQIAYGAPVLVGTDSTEPILIAAEEYDADVLPFTVKRGER; this is encoded by the coding sequence ATGGCAAGCCAACGCTACAACCGCTACGAGAAGGCACGCATCATCGGCGCGCGAGCGCTCCAGATCGCCTACGGCGCGCCCGTGCTGGTAGGGACCGACAGTACCGAACCGATCCTCATCGCGGCCGAGGAGTACGACGCCGACGTATTGCCGTTCACCGTCAAACGGGGTGAGCGATGA
- the eno gene encoding phosphopyruvate hydratase codes for MTLVTEIRLREVLDSRGNATVEAEVTTESGGFGRAAAPSGASTGAHEATSSPAGEAIAAAREHAVPRIEGQVYAGDQRSIDAALRAADGTGDFSTIGANSAVSISMAAAKAAADTLGAPLYQHLGGAFRGDELPTPLGNVIGGGEHAADATDIQEFLAVPIGAPSASDAVFANAAVHETVGEILADRGVPAAKGDEGAWAPNIDDEEAFEVVAEATDRVANEVGFAISMGLDVAAAEMYDADEETYRYSDTERTPDEQIEYVAELADEYDLAYVEDPLDEEDFAGFADLTDRVDETLICGDDLFVTNVERLERGIEADSASAILVKPNQIGTLSDAVDAVELAVENGLTPVISHRSGETEDTTIAHLAVATAAPFIKTGAVAGERTAKLNELIRIEETA; via the coding sequence ATGACGCTCGTCACCGAAATCCGGCTTCGCGAGGTGCTCGACTCGCGCGGCAACGCGACCGTCGAGGCCGAGGTCACGACCGAATCCGGCGGGTTCGGTAGGGCAGCCGCCCCGAGCGGCGCGAGCACGGGCGCTCACGAAGCGACCTCATCGCCCGCCGGCGAGGCGATCGCCGCCGCCCGCGAGCACGCCGTTCCGCGCATCGAGGGCCAGGTCTACGCCGGCGATCAGCGTTCGATCGACGCGGCGCTGCGCGCCGCCGACGGCACTGGCGATTTCTCGACGATCGGCGCGAACAGCGCTGTTTCGATCTCGATGGCCGCCGCGAAGGCGGCCGCCGACACGCTCGGTGCGCCGCTGTACCAGCATCTCGGCGGCGCGTTCCGCGGCGACGAGCTGCCCACGCCGCTCGGCAACGTCATCGGCGGTGGCGAGCACGCGGCCGACGCGACCGACATTCAGGAGTTCCTCGCCGTGCCGATCGGCGCGCCGAGCGCATCCGATGCGGTCTTCGCCAACGCGGCGGTCCACGAGACGGTCGGCGAGATCCTCGCCGATCGTGGCGTGCCGGCCGCGAAGGGTGACGAGGGCGCGTGGGCACCGAACATCGACGACGAGGAGGCGTTCGAGGTCGTCGCCGAAGCGACCGACAGGGTGGCCAACGAGGTCGGCTTCGCGATCAGCATGGGCCTCGACGTGGCCGCAGCTGAGATGTACGACGCCGACGAGGAGACCTATCGGTACAGCGACACCGAACGCACGCCCGACGAGCAGATCGAGTACGTCGCCGAGCTCGCCGACGAGTACGATCTCGCCTATGTCGAGGACCCGCTCGACGAGGAGGACTTCGCGGGCTTCGCCGATCTCACCGATCGGGTCGACGAGACGCTGATCTGTGGCGACGATCTGTTCGTGACGAACGTCGAGCGCCTCGAACGCGGCATCGAGGCCGACTCGGCGAGCGCTATTCTCGTCAAGCCGAACCAGATCGGCACGCTGTCGGATGCCGTCGACGCCGTCGAACTCGCCGTCGAGAACGGTCTCACGCCGGTGATCTCTCACCGGTCGGGCGAGACCGAGGACACGACGATCGCACACCTCGCCGTGGCGACCGCCGCCCCGTTCATCAAGACGGGCGCGGTCGCCGGCGAGCGAACAGCGAAACTGAACGAACTCATCAGAATCGAGGAAACCGCATGA
- the rpsB gene encoding 30S ribosomal protein S2 translates to MSDNEEGLEAAETEIDEEPTGEAGANPAEDPDTDVRDESSDDQSDTDTGPTFDEDVMADEEADLLIPVEDYLGAGVHIGTQQKTQDMERFIHRVRTDGLYVLDVGRTDERVRTAADFLANYDAENVLVASSRQYGRFPAEKFADAIGARARTGRFIPGTLTNPDYDGYIEPDVLVVTDPIGDSQAVTEAVTVGIPVIAMCDSNNSVSNVDLVVPTNNKGRRALSVVYWLLANETVDRTGGEPGYALDDFEEGI, encoded by the coding sequence ATGAGCGACAACGAAGAGGGTCTCGAAGCGGCCGAAACGGAGATCGACGAGGAGCCGACCGGCGAGGCCGGCGCGAATCCCGCAGAGGACCCCGACACAGACGTCAGAGACGAATCGAGCGACGACCAATCGGACACCGACACGGGTCCAACCTTCGACGAGGACGTGATGGCCGACGAGGAGGCCGACCTCCTCATCCCCGTCGAGGACTATCTGGGTGCTGGCGTCCACATCGGCACCCAGCAGAAGACCCAGGACATGGAGCGGTTCATCCACCGCGTGCGCACGGATGGGCTCTACGTCCTCGACGTAGGGCGCACCGACGAGCGGGTCCGCACGGCGGCCGATTTCCTTGCGAACTACGACGCCGAGAACGTGCTCGTGGCCTCCTCGCGTCAGTACGGTCGGTTCCCGGCCGAGAAGTTCGCCGACGCGATCGGCGCGCGTGCCCGGACCGGACGGTTCATTCCGGGGACGCTGACCAACCCGGACTACGACGGCTACATCGAACCCGACGTACTCGTCGTGACCGACCCGATCGGCGACTCGCAGGCTGTCACGGAGGCCGTCACCGTCGGTATTCCGGTGATCGCGATGTGTGACTCGAACAACTCCGTGAGCAACGTCGATCTCGTCGTGCCGACGAACAACAAGGGGCGACGGGCGCTGTCGGTCGTCTACTGGCTGCTCGCCAACGAAACCGTCGACCGCACCGGTGGCGAGCCGGGCTACGCGCTCGATGACTTCGAGGAAGGCATCTAA
- a CDS encoding type II toxin-antitoxin system HicA family toxin, giving the protein MVRRFTGEEVATVLIDNGYYPQDRTGSHLKLRYEHPETDEVRTVTVPLHGEIATGTLRNIARQCGANDFEKFRSWIDRNR; this is encoded by the coding sequence ATGGTGCGTCGATTCACCGGCGAAGAAGTCGCCACAGTGCTCATCGACAACGGCTACTATCCACAGGACAGAACCGGGAGCCATCTCAAACTCCGCTACGAACACCCCGAAACGGACGAGGTGCGAACCGTGACGGTCCCGCTACACGGCGAGATCGCGACCGGCACGCTCCGAAACATCGCTCGGCAGTGTGGCGCAAACGATTTCGAGAAGTTCCGTTCGTGGATCGATCGTAACCGCTGA
- a CDS encoding type II toxin-antitoxin system HicB family antitoxin, with protein sequence MSADQRRITLTEEDDWWVATDENVGEHGVTSQGRTRQEALENLDEAVALHAGEAGEAITAEDLREWGIDPETVPDEPTVPDAPWFDTEK encoded by the coding sequence ATGAGCGCCGACCAGCGGCGGATCACGCTCACGGAGGAGGATGACTGGTGGGTCGCGACGGACGAAAACGTCGGCGAGCACGGCGTCACCTCACAGGGGCGCACCAGACAGGAGGCACTCGAAAACCTCGACGAAGCGGTCGCGCTCCATGCGGGCGAAGCCGGCGAAGCGATCACCGCCGAGGACCTCCGCGAGTGGGGCATCGATCCCGAAACGGTCCCCGACGAGCCGACCGTCCCCGACGCACCCTGGTTCGACACCGAGAAATAG
- a CDS encoding GrpB family protein, producing the protein MVNPNDDPIELISSRYGEWRERFADERERLDDIVFSNGLDECVERIEHVGSTAVPDLPAKNIVDIDIVVEDRAVTDISRILEVELGGTRLENTSSWHPVFRLDDGQRFNDHVFATSGDKWKISVVTREVLRERPELRKEYGQLKRELAHENDDLTTYSRGKTAFIGRLLRDGREADDLKFDFTVPQPQSEQA; encoded by the coding sequence ATGGTCAACCCAAACGACGACCCTATCGAGCTGATATCATCCCGATATGGGGAATGGAGAGAGCGATTCGCGGACGAGCGCGAGCGGCTCGACGATATCGTGTTTTCCAACGGTCTCGACGAGTGTGTCGAACGTATCGAACACGTCGGCTCGACCGCAGTTCCGGATCTGCCGGCGAAGAACATCGTCGATATCGATATCGTCGTCGAGGACAGAGCGGTGACCGATATCTCACGGATACTCGAAGTCGAGCTAGGTGGCACTCGTCTCGAAAACACGAGTAGCTGGCATCCCGTTTTCCGCCTCGACGACGGCCAGCGGTTCAACGATCACGTTTTCGCCACGTCGGGTGACAAATGGAAGATCAGCGTCGTCACCCGTGAGGTGCTCCGTGAACGTCCCGAGTTGCGCAAAGAGTACGGACAGTTGAAACGGGAGTTAGCCCACGAAAACGATGATCTGACGACGTATTCACGGGGAAAGACCGCATTTATCGGGCGTCTTCTTCGGGACGGTCGGGAAGCCGACGATCTGAAATTCGACTTCACAGTGCCGCAGCCGCAGTCAGAGCAGGCGTAG
- the mvk gene encoding mevalonate kinase: protein MTVSSAPGKVYLFGEHAVVYGEPAVPCAIERRATVEVSARSDGRLRVDAGDLTLDGFTVEYGGDGVPDVDVPQSLVQAATGYVDGAVAQARDAADAPDVGFDVAIESAIPLGAGLGSSAAVAVAGIDAATRELGVELSTEELAERAYRVEREVQSGEASRADTFCSAMGGAVRVEGDDCRRLDAPNLPFVIGYDGGAGDTGELVAGVRALREEYDFAADTVEAIGDLVRRGERALDEGDIAELGRLMDVNHGLLSALGVSSRSLDAMVWAAREAGARGAKLTGAGGGGCIVALDESEASRTALGYTPGCVESFRAELDFEGVRREDG, encoded by the coding sequence ATGACCGTTTCGAGCGCCCCCGGGAAGGTCTATCTCTTCGGCGAGCACGCGGTGGTCTACGGCGAACCCGCAGTGCCCTGTGCCATCGAGCGCCGCGCGACGGTCGAGGTGTCGGCGCGCTCGGACGGTCGGCTCCGGGTCGATGCCGGCGATCTCACCCTCGATGGGTTCACCGTCGAGTACGGCGGCGACGGCGTGCCCGACGTGGACGTCCCGCAGTCGCTGGTCCAGGCCGCGACCGGGTACGTCGACGGTGCGGTCGCACAGGCTCGCGATGCGGCCGACGCGCCCGACGTGGGCTTCGACGTGGCCATCGAGAGCGCCATCCCGCTCGGGGCGGGACTCGGCTCGTCGGCGGCGGTCGCGGTCGCAGGTATCGACGCCGCGACGCGCGAACTCGGCGTCGAACTCTCCACCGAAGAACTCGCCGAGCGCGCCTATCGCGTCGAACGCGAAGTCCAGAGCGGCGAGGCCTCGCGCGCGGACACGTTCTGTTCGGCGATGGGCGGTGCAGTCCGGGTGGAGGGCGACGACTGCCGACGGCTCGACGCGCCGAACCTGCCATTCGTCATCGGCTACGACGGCGGTGCAGGCGACACCGGTGAACTGGTCGCGGGCGTGCGCGCACTCCGCGAGGAGTACGATTTCGCCGCCGACACGGTCGAAGCCATCGGCGATCTCGTCCGCCGGGGCGAGCGCGCGCTCGACGAGGGCGATATCGCCGAACTCGGGCGGCTGATGGACGTCAACCACGGCCTCCTGAGTGCGCTCGGAGTCTCGTCGCGCTCGCTCGACGCGATGGTGTGGGCCGCCCGCGAGGCGGGTGCGCGCGGCGCGAAACTGACGGGCGCGGGCGGCGGTGGCTGTATCGTCGCGCTCGACGAGAGCGAAGCCAGTCGGACGGCGCTCGGCTACACGCCCGGCTGCGTGGAGTCGTTCCGCGCCGAACTCGACTTCGAGGGCGTGCGCCGGGAGGACGGATGA